One genomic segment of Alosa sapidissima isolate fAloSap1 chromosome 13, fAloSap1.pri, whole genome shotgun sequence includes these proteins:
- the sptan1 gene encoding spectrin alpha chain, non-erythrocytic 1 isoform X3, translated as MMSLPREEYYIAPPPLPAISFGEVATRFDPVLVSRENYTEEQKMDASGVKVLETADDIQERRQQVLDRYRRFKELSTMRRQKLEDSYRFQFFRRDADELEKWILEKLQIASDENYKDPSNLQGKLQKHQAFEAEVQANAGAIIKLDETGNLMISEGHFASETIRTRLEELHHLWDQLLQKTKEKGVRLLQAQKLVQYLRECEDALDWISDKEAIVTSEELGQDLEHVQVLQKKFEEFQTDLAAHEERVNDVNQAAGRLTQDSHPETELILRKQEEVNTAWQRLKGLAQQRQGKLFGAAEVQRFNRDVDETISWIKEKEQLMASDDFGRDLASVQALLRKHEGLERDLAALEDKVNTLGGEAERLQQTHPQNASQIHLKRDELITNWEQIRTLAAERHARLNDSYRLQRFTADFRDLTSWVTEMKALINADELANDVAGAEALLDRHQEHKGEIDAHEDSFKATDEAGQALLNTGHYASEEVKEKLGILSEEKESLLELWELRRQQYEQCMDLQLFYRDTEQVDNWMSKQEAFLLNEDLGDSLDSVEALLKKHEDFEKSLSAQEEKITALDEFATKLIQNNHYAKEDVATRRDALLSRRNALHERAQSRRAALEDSFHLQQFFRDSDELKSWINEKMKTATDEAYKDPSNLQGKVQKHQAFEAELSANQSRIDALQKSGQELLDGNHYASGEVSTRMDEVSTQWKKLLEATELKGIKLREANQQQQFNRNVEDIELWLYEVEGHLASDDYGKDLTSVQNLQKKHALLEADVAAHQDRIDGITIQARQFQEAGHFDADNICKKQEALVARYEALKEPMAARKQKLSDSLRLQQLFRDVEDEETWIREKEPIAASTNRGKDLIGVQNLLKKHQALQAEIGGHEPRIKAVTQKGEAMVEEGHFAGEEVKAKLGELNSRWDTLKGKAGQRRQDLEDSLQAQQYFADANEAESWMREKEPIVGSPDYGKDEDSAEALLKKHEALMSDLSAYGSSIQSLKEQAQACRQQVAPTDDETGKELVLALYDYQEKSPREVTMKKGDILTLLNSTNKDWWKVEVNDRQGFVPAAYVKKLDPTQSSSRENLLDEQGSIGLRQDQIENQTLVTKEACSVSVRMKQVEDLYGTLLELGEKRKDMLEKSCKKFMLFREANELQQWINEKEGALTNEEVGSDLEQVEVLQKKFDDFQKDLKANESRLRDINKVASELESEGLMAEEAPVVQAQQQEMLASAPGQDEGDSKNASPWKSVRLAVQTTANFNTIKELNNRWRALQQLAEERSNMLGSAHEVQRFHRDADETKEWIEEKNQALNTDNYGHDLASVQALQRKHEGFERDLAALGDKVNSLGETAERLIQSHPEAVDDIKEKCTELNTAWSSLVGRADQRKDKLGNSHDLQRFLSDFRDLMSWINGIRGLVSSDELAKDVTGAEALLERHQEHRTEIDARAGTFQAFEQFGQQLLARGHYASPEIQQKLEALDRERADLEKAWVQRRMMLDQCLELQLFNRDCEQAENWMAAREAFLASDDKGDSLDSVEALIKKHEDFDKAINVQEEKIAALQSFADQLIGADHYAKPEITDRRNEVLDRWRRLKAQMIEKRSKLGESQTLQQFSRDVDEIEAWISEKLQTASDESYKDPTNIQSKHQKHQAFEAELHANADRIRGVIDTGNTLIQRGACAGSEDAVKARLNALDEQWQFLVNKSAEKSQKLKEANKQQNFNTGIKDFDFWLSEVEALLASEDYGKDLASVNNLLKKHQLLEADISAHEDRLKDLNGQADSLMSSQAFDTTQVKDKRDAVNGRFGKIKSMAAGRRAKLNESHRLHQFFRDLDDEESWIKEKKLLVSSEDYGRDLTGVQNLRKKHKRLEAELGAHEPAIQSVLDTGKKLSDDNTIGQEEIQQRLAQFVEHWKELKDLAAARGQRLEESLEYQQFVANVEEEEAWINEKLNLVGSEDYGDTLAAVQGLLKKHEAFETDFTVHRDRVNDVCANGDELIKKNNHHVDNITAKMKALKGKVAELERAAAQRKAKLDENSAFLQFNWKADVVESWIGEKENSLKTDDYGRDLSSVQTLLTKQETFDAGLQAFQQEGIANITALKDQLLAAKHVQSRAIEARHATLMKRWNQLLSNSDSRKKKLLEAQEHFRKVEDLFLTFAKKASAFNSWFENAEEDLTDPVRCNSLEEIRALRDAHDAFRASLSSAEADFNQLAELDRQIKSYQVVSNPYTWFTMEALDETWRNLQKIIKERELELQKEQRRQEENDKLRQEFAQHANAFHQWLQETRTYLLDGIAYRRVIRVYQYEVDDDLSGRSCMVEESGTLESQLEATKRKHQEIRAMRSQLKRIEDLGAAMEEALILDNKYTEHSTVGLAQQWDQLDQLGMRMQHNLEQQIQARNTTGVTEEALKEFSMMFKHFDKEKSGRLNHQEFKSCLRSLGYDLPMVEEGEPDPEFESILDTVDPNRDGNVSLQEYMAFMISRETENVKSSEEIESAFRALSAENKPFVTKEELYQNLTKEQADYCISHMKPYLDSKGRELPSAFDFVEFTRSLFVN; from the exons ATGATGTCACTCCCTCGCGAAGAGTATTATATTGCTCCCCCGCCACTACCAGCTATTTCATTCGGGGAGGTTGCCACCCGTTTCGATCCAGTCCTCGTAAGCAGAGAAAACTACACTGAAGAG CAGAAGATGGACGCCAGTGGGGTGAAGGTGCTGGAGACGGCCGATGACATCCAGGAGCGCCGGCAGCAGGTGCTCGACCGCTACCGGCGCTTCAAGGAGTTGTCGACCATGCGCCGGCAGAAGCTGGAGGACTCGTACCGTTTCCAGTTCTTCCGCCGGGACGCCGACGAGCTGGAGAAATGGATCCTCGAGAAGCTGCAGATCGCTTCCGATGAGAACTACAAGGACCCCAGCAACCTGCAG GGAAAGCTGCAGAAACACCAGGCCTTCGAGGCGGAGGTGCAGGCCAATGCTGGGGCCATCATCAAACTGGACGAGACAGGCAACCTGATGATCTCTGAGGGCCACTTTGCATCCGAAACCATCCGG ACGCGTCTGGAGGAGCTGCACCACCTATGGGACCAGCTGCTGCAGAAGACCAAGGAGAAGGGCGTGCGTCTGTTGCAGGCCCAGAAGCTGGTGCAGTACCTGCGCGAGTGCGAGGACGCCCTCGACTGGATCAGTGACAAG GAAGCCATCGTCACCTCCGAGGAGCTGGGCCAGGATCTGGAGCACGTCCAGGTGCTGCAGAAGAAGTTCGAGGAGTTCCAGACCGACCTGGCGGCACACGAGGAGCGCGTGAACGACGTCAACCAGGCGGCGGGCAGGCTGACCCAGGACTCGCACCCCGAGACCGAGCTGATCCTGCGCAAGCAGGAGGAGGTCAACACCGCATGGCAGCGGCTCAAGGGCCTGGCCCAGCAGAGGCAGGGCAAGCTGTTCGGTGCCGCCGAGGTGCAGCGCTTCAACAG GGATGTGGATGAGACCATCAGCTGGATCAAGGAGAAGGAGCAGCTGATGGCGTCGGATGATTTCGGCCGAGACCTGGCCAGTGTTCAGGCGCTGCTGCGCAAACACGAGGGCCTGGAGAGAGACTTGGCGGCCCTGGAGGACAAG GTGAACACTCTTGGCGGCGAGGCTGAGCGCCTGCAGCAGACCCACCCCCAGAATGCCTCGCAGATCCACCTGAAGCGCGACGAGCTCATCACCAACTGGGAGCAGATCCGCACGCTGGCCGCTGAGCGACACGCACGCCTCAACGACTCCTACAG ACTGCAGCGCTTCACTGCTGACTTCCGTGACCTGACCAGCTGGGTGACTGAGATGAAGGCCCTCATCAACGCTGACGAGCTGGCCAACGACGTGGCCGGAGCTGAGGCGCTGCTTGACCGCCACCAGGAGCACAAG GGAGAAATTGATGCTCATGAAGACAGCTTCAAGGCCACCGACGAAGCTGGCCAGGCTTTGCTCAACACCGGACACTATGCCTCTGAGGAAGTCAAAgagaag ctgggcATCCTGTCTGAGGAGAAGGAGTCTCTGCTGGAGCTGTGGGAGCTGCGTAGGCAGCAGTATGAGCAGTGCATGGACCTGCAGCTCTTCTACAGGGACACCGAGCAGGTGGACAACTGGATGAGCAAACAGGAG GCCTTCCTGTTGAATGAGGACCTGGGCGACTCCCTGGACAGTGTGGAGGCTCTGCTGAAGAAGCACGAGGACTTTGAGAAATCCCTCAGTGCCCAGGAGGAGAAGATCACT GCCCTCGATGAGTTTGCCACCAAGCTGATTCAGAACAACCATTACGCCAAGGAGGATGTGGCCACTCGCCGAGATGCT CTGCTGAGTCGACGCAACGCCCTCCATGAGCGTGCTCAGTCTCGCCGTGCTGCTCTGGAAGACTCCTTCCACCTGCAGCAGTTCTTCCGCGACTCCGACGAGCTCAAGAGCTGGATCAACGAGAAGATGAAGACTGCCACTGACGAGGCCTACAAG GACCCCTCCAACCTGCAGGGTAAAGTGCAGAAGCACCAGGCTTTCGAGGCCGAGCTCTCCGCCAACCAGAGCCGTATCGACGCTCTGCAGAAGTCTGGCCAGGAACTGCTCGACGGCAACCACTACGCTTCAGGCGAGGTGTCCACCCGCATGGACGAGGTCAGCACCCAGTGGAAGAAGCTTCTGGAAGCCACCGAGCTCAAAG GCATCAAGCTGCGTGAGGCtaaccagcagcagcagttcaACCGCAACGTGGAGGACATCGAGCTGTGGCTGTACGAGGTGGAGGGCCATCTGGCCTCTGACGACTACGGCAAAGACCTGACCAGCGTGCAGAACCTGCAGAAGAAGCACGCGCTGCTGGAGGCTGACGTAGCTGCCCACCAG GACCGCATTGACGGCATCACCATCCAGGCTCGTCAGTTCCAAGAGGCCGGCCACTTTGACGCCGACAACATCTGCAAGAAACAGGAAGCCCTGGTGGCGCGCTACGAGGCCCTGAAGGAGCCCATGGCCGCCCGCAAGCAGAAGCTGTCCGACTCATTGCGCCTGCAGCAGCTCTTTAGGGACGTGGAGGATGAGGAGACCTGGATCCGCGAGAAGGAGCCCATCGCCGCCTCCACCAACAGAG gcaaaGATCTGATTGGAGTGCAGAACCTGCTGAAGAAGCACCAGGCCCTTCAGGCTGAGATTGGTGGACACGAGCCACGCATCAAGGCAGTCACCCAGAAGGGCGAGGCCATGGTGGAGGAAG GCCACTTCGCTGGTGAGGAGGTGAAGGCGAAGCTGGGTGAACTGAACAGCCGCTGGGACACGCTGAAGGGCAAGGCTGGCCAGCGCCGCCAGGACCTGGAGGACTCTTTGCAGGCGCAGCAGTACTTCGCCGACGCCAACGAGGCCGAGTCCTGGATGCGGGAGAAGGAGCCCATCGTGGGGAGCCCCGACTACGGCAAAGACGAGGATTCGGCTGAG GCTCTGCTGAAGAAGCACGAGGCTCTGATGTCTGACCTGAGCGCCTACGGCAGCAGCATCCAGTCCCTGAAGGAGCAGGCTCAGGCCTGCAGG CAACAAGTGGCGCCCACCGACGATGAGACTGGCAAGGAGCTGGTGCTGGCCCTCTATGACTACCAGGAGAAGAGCCCACGCGAGGTCACCATGAAGAAGGGCGACATCCTCACCCTGCTCAACAGCACCAACAAG GACTGGTGGAAAGTGGAGGTGAATGACCGTCAGGGCTTTGTGCCCGCGGCCTATGTGAAGAAGCTGGACCCCACCCAGTCGTCCTCTCGCGAGAACCTGCTCGATGAACAGGGCAGCATCGGCCTGCGTCAGGATCAGATTGAGAACCA AACGCTGGTCACCAAGGAGGCGTGCAGTGTGTCTGTACGCATGAAGCAGGTGGAGGACTT GTATGGCACCCTGCTGGAGCTGGGTGAGAAGAGAAAGGACATGCTGGAGAAAAGCTGCAAGAAATTCATGCTGTTCCGGGAGGCCAACGAGCTGCAGCAGTGGATCAACGAGAAGGAGGGCGCCCTCACCAACGAGGAGGTGGGCTCCGACCTGGAGCAGGTGGAGGTGCTGCAGAAGAAGTTTGATGACTTCCAGAAG gaCCTGAAGGCCAATGAGTCTCGTCTGAGGGACATCAACAAGGTGGCGTCTGAGCTGGAGTCTGAGGGCCTGATGGCCGAGGAGGCCCCTGTGGTGCAGGCCCAG CAACAAGAGATGTTGGCCTCAGCACCTGGCCAG GATGAAGGGGACTCTAAGAACGCCTCCCCATGGAAG TCTGTTCGCTTGGCTGTCCAAACGACGGCTAACTTTAATACCATTAAG gagcTGAATAACCGCTGGAGGGCTCTGCAGCAGCTGGCCGAGGAGAGGAGTAACATGCTGGGCAGTGCTCACGAGGTGCAGAGGTTCCACAG GGATGCTGATGAGACTAAGGAGTGGATCGAGGAGAAGAACCAGGCTCTGAACACCGATAACTACGGCCACGACCTGGCTAGCGTACAGGCCCTGCAGCGCAAACATGAGGGCTTCGAGAGGGACCTGGCTGCCCTGGGAGAcaag GTGAACTCTCTGGGCGAGACCGCCGAGCGTCTGATCCAGTCGCACCCAGAGGCGGTGGACGACATCAAGGAGAAGTGCACGGAGCTGAACACGGCCTGGAGTAGTCTGGTGGGCCGCGCTGACCAGCGCAAGGACAAGCTGGGCAACTCCCACGATCTGCAGCGCTTCCTCAGTGACTTCAG AGACCTGATGTCCTGGATCAACGGCATCAGGGGGCTGGTGTCCTCAGACGAGCTGGCCAAGGACGTGACCGGAGCTGAGGCCCTGCTGGAGAGACACCAG gagcACCGCACTGAGATCGACGCCCGTGCGGGCACCTTCCAGGCCTTTGagcagtttgggcagcagctgctgGCCCGTGGCCACTATGCGAGCCCTGAGATCCAGCAGAAGCTGGAGGCACTGGACCGCGAGCGGGCTGACCTGGAGAAGGCCTGGGTGCAGCGCAGGATGATGCTGGACCAGTGCCTGGAGCTGCAG ttGTTCAACAGGGACTGTGAGCAGGCCGAGAACTGGATGGCTGCCCGTGAGGCCTTCCTTGCCAGCGACGACAAGGGAGACTCCCTGGACAGCGTGGAGGCCCTCATCAAGAAGCACGAGGACTTCGACAAGGCCATCAATGTCCAG GAGGAAAAGATTGCTGCCCTGCAGTCTTTCGCTGACCAGCTGATTGGAGCTGACCACTACGCCAAGCCTGAAATCACCGACCGTCGTAATGAGGTGTTGGACAG atggcgccgCCTGAAGGCCCAGATGATCGAGAAGCGCTCCAAGCTGGGCGAGTCCCAGACGCTGCAGCAGTTCAGCCGTGACGTTGACGAGATTGAGGCCTGGATCAGCGAGAAGCTGCAAACCGCTTCTGACGAGTCCTACAAAGACCCCACCAACATCCAG AGCAAGCACCAGAAGCACCAGGCCTTCGAGGCTGAGCTTCACGCCAACGCCGACCGCATCCGCGGCGTGATCGACACCGGCAACACTCTTATCCAGAGAGGAGCCTGTGCTGGCAGTGAGGATGCCGTCAAG GCCCGTCTCAATGCCCTGGACGAGCAGTGGCAGTTCCTGGTGAACAAGTCTGCTGAGAAGAGCCAGAAGCTGAAGGAGGCCAACAAGCAGCAGAACTTCAACACCGGCATCAAAGACTTCGACTTCTGGCTGTCGGAG GTGGAGGCTCTTCTGGCTTCTGAGGATTACGGCAAAGACCTGGCCTCCGTCAACAACCTGCTGAAGAAGCACCAGCTGCTGGAGGCTGACATTTCTGCTCATGAG gaccGTCTGAAGGATCTGAATGGCCAGGCTGACAGCCTGATGTCCAGCCAAGCCTTCGACACCACACAGGTCAAGGACAAGCGCGACGCCGTCAATGGCCGCTTTGGCAAGATCAAGAGCATGGCTGCAGGGCGCCGTGCCAAGCTCAACGAGTCGCACCGCCTGCACCAGTTCTTTAGGGACCTGGACGATGAGGAGTCATGGATCAA AGAAAAGAAATTGCTAGTGAGTTCGGAGGACTATGGACGTGATTTGACAGGAGTGCAGAATCTGCGGAAGAAACATAAGAGGCTGGAGGCTGAGCTGGGTGCCCACGAGCCTGCCATTCAG TCTGTGCTGGACACTGGCAAAAAGCTGTCGGATGACAACACCATCGGCCAGGAGGAGATCCAGCAGAGGTTGGCCCAGTTTGTGGAGCACTGGAAGGAGCTGAAGGACTTGGCTGCTGCCCG tgggcAGAGACTGGAGGAGTCGCTGGAGTACCAGCAGTTTGTTGCGAatgtggaggaagaggaagcgTGGATTAATGAGAAACTGAACCTGGTTGGAAGCGAAGACTATGGTGATACCCTGGCTGCTGTGCAG GGCTTGTTGAAGAAGCATGAAGCGTTTGAGACTGATTTTACTGTGCATAGAGATAGAGTGAATGACGTATGTGCCAATGGAGATGAACTCATCAAGAAG AACAACCACCATGTGGATAACATCACGGCTAAGATGAAGGCCCTGAAGGGGAAGGTGGCCGAGCTGGAGAGAGCTGCCGCCCAGAGGAAGGCCAAGCTGGACGAGAACTCTGCCTTCCTGCAGTTCAACTGGAAGGCCGACGTGGTGGAGTCCTGGATCG gtGAGAAGGAGAACAGCCTGAAGACTGATGATTATGGTCGTGACCTGTCCTCAGTGCAGACCCTGCTCACTAAGCAG GAGACCTTTGATGCTGGCCTGCAGGCCTTCCAGCAGGAGGGCATCGCCAACATCACCGCCCTCAAAGACCAGCTGCTGGCTGCCAAACACGTACAGTCCCGTGCCATCGAGGCCCGCCACGCCACGCTCATGAAGCGCTGGAACCAGCTGCTGTCCAACTCGGATTCCCGCAAGAAGAAGCTTCTGGAAGCCCAGGAGCACTTCAGAAAG GTTGAGGACCTGTTCTTGACCTTTGCCAAGAAGGCGTCTGCTTTCAACTCCTGGTTTGAGAACGCTGAGGAGGATCTGACTGACCCGGTGCGCTGCAACTCTCTGGAAGAGATCCGGGCGCTACGTGATGCCCACGATGCCTTCCGCGCCTCCCTCAGCTCGGCCGAGGCCGACTTCAACCAGCTGGCCGAGCTGGACCGACAGATCAAGAGCTACCAGGTGGTATCCAACCCCTACACTTGGTTTACCATGGAGGCCTTGGACGAGACCTGGAGGAACCTGCAGAAGATCATCAAG GAGCGTGAGCTGGAGTTGCAGAAGGAGCAGAGGCGCCAGGAGGAGAACGATAAGCTGCGGCAGGAGTTTGCCCAGCACGCCAACGCCTTCCACCAGTGGCTACAGgagaccag GACATACCTTCTGGATGG CATAGCCTATCGACGGGTTATTCGTGTCTATCAGTACGAGGTTGATGATGATCTCTCTGGAAG GTCCTGCATGGTGGAAGAATCCGGAACTCTGGAGTCACAGCTGGAGGCTACAAAG CGTAAGCACCAGGAGATCCGTGCCATGCGCAGCCAGCTGAAGAGGATCGAGGACCTGGGGGCGGCCATGGAGGAGGCGCTCATCCTGGACAACAAGTACACGGAACACAGCACGGTGGGGCTAGCGCAACAGTGGGACCAACTGGACCAGCTGGGCATGAGGATGCAGCACAACCTGGAACAGCAGATTCAGGCCAG aAACACAACCGGTGTAACAGAAGAAGCTCTGAAGGAGTTCAGTATGATGTTCAA GCACTTCGACAAGGAGAAGTCTGGCCGTCTGAACCACCAAGAGTTCAAGTCGTGCTTACGTTCCCTCGGTTACGACCTTCCCATGGTGGAAGAAGGAGAACCGGATCCGGAGTTTGAATCCATCCTGGACACCGTGGATCCCAACAG agaTGGCAACGTGTCCTTGCAGGAGTACATGGCCTTCATGATCAGTCGCGAGACAGAGAACGTCAAGTCCAGCGAAGAGATCGAAAGCGCCTTCCGTGCTCTCAGCGCAGAAAACAAACCTTTCGTCACCAAGGAAGAACTCTACCAG AATCTGACCaaggaacaggcagattactgCATTTCCCACATGAAGCCTTACCTGGACAGCAAGGGCCGAGAACTGCCGTCCGCCTTCGACTTCGTGGAATTCACTCGCTCGCTTTTCGTCAATTGA